One region of Vigna angularis cultivar LongXiaoDou No.4 chromosome 10, ASM1680809v1, whole genome shotgun sequence genomic DNA includes:
- the LOC108335923 gene encoding lysine-specific demethylase JMJ13 isoform X1, producing MVERRVTLSKEVRNGLEFLKRKRLQRAQSVTATQTNIANMMNRSGGDALRDSASCGMRLHGNADVFSKRKVDKFDTNDLDWTETIPECPVYSPTKEEFEDPLVYLQKIAPEASKYGICKIISPLSASVPAGVVLMKEKAGFKFTTRVQPLRLAEWDSEDKVTFFMSGRNYTFRDFEKMANKVFARRYCSAGCLPATYLEKEFWNEIGCGKMESVEYACDVDGSAFSSSPIDQLGNSKWNLKKLSRLPKSSLRLLETLIPGVTEPMLYIGMLFSMFAWHVEDHYLYSINYHHCGASKTWYGIPGHAALEFERVVREHVYTNDILSSDGEDGAFDVLLGKTTLFPPNILLEHEVPVYKAVQKPGEFIITFPRAYHAGFSHGFNCGEAVNFAIGDWFPLGAIASRRYALLNRVPLLPHEELLCKEAMLLRTCLELEDSDFPSSDSLSHNSIKISFVNLMRFQHCARWFLTKSRACISVSSHSHGTILCSLCKRDCYVAYVDCNCHMHPVCLRHDVDSLDFTCGSKHTLYLREDIMDMEAAAKMFEQEDGISHEIRKQTNSGQNMYAYPLSNMFQRAEANGYIPYCELKLDSVVEFYTTPEHSTNNQEYSTQNQSVFVHCSENQIPLVSDVSFSSATSTLSESLESFSTPKNAEGHTNINLGGGIVDFEDFGERIPNSACESSLSPAVCHESSIKPQSVDTKPIADESDSDSEMFRVKRPSSLKAERRNMNDVTSSKQTEQQGLKRLKKVLPEGRSDQPMDFRTQELSYKHVSHKSRVQVSSRDRFARGNGIPISIRYKKLGNEEISMQRDHHQHRKDRFLQQQTFREPPSIEIEPKRLKVRGPSFLGLESRLN from the exons ATG GTGGAAAGAAGAGTGACTTTATCTAAGGAAGTTAGGAATGGGTTAGAATTTTTGAAGCGTAAAAGGCTTCAGCGTGCACAATCTGTCACTGCTACCCAAACAAATATTGCTAACATGATGAACAGAAGTGGAGGAGATGCTTTAAGAGACTCAGCATCATGTGGCATGAGATTGCATGGCAATGCTGATGTCTTTTCCAAACGAAAGGTGGATAAGTTTGATACAAATGACCTGGACTGGACTGAAACAATTCCAGAGTGTCCTGTGTATTCTCCAACAAAGGAGGAATTTGAGGATCCTTTGGTTTATTTGCAAAAGATAGCTCCAGAAGCTTCTAAATATG GTATATGCAAGATTATCTCTCCTTTGAGCGCTTCAGTACCTGCTGGGGTTGTATTAATGAAGGAGAAAGCAGGTTTCAAGTTTACAACTAGAGTGCAGCCTCTTCGCCTTGCTGAATGGGATTCTGAAGACAAAGTCACGTTTTTTATGAGTGGAAG AAATTATACATTTCGTGATTTTGAGAAAATGGCAAACAAAGTATTTGCTAGAAGATATTGCAGTGCTGGATGCCTTCCTGCCACATACTTGGAAAAAGAGTTTTGGAATGAAATTGGTTGTGGGAAGATGGAAAGTgttgaatatgcatgtgatgTTGATGGCAGTGCCTTTTCATCTTCTCCCATTGACCAGCTTGGGAACAGCAAATGGAATTTGAAG AAACTATCAAGGTTGCCCAAATCAAGTTTACGGCTCTTGGAAACATTAATTCCG GGAGTAACCGAGCCCATGTTGTACATTGGAATGCTGTTCAGCATGTTTGCGTGGCATGTGGAAGATCATTATTTGTACAG CATTAATTATCATCACTGTGGCGCATCCAAAACATGGTACGGTATTCCAGGTCATGCAGCTTTGGAATTTGAAAGGGTGGTGAGAGAACATGTGTACACTAATGATATTTTGTCAAGTGATGGGGAAGATGGTGCATTTGATGTTCTTCTGGGGAAAACAACTCTATTTCCACCAAATATTTTGTTAGAGCATGAAGTTCCTGTCTACAAGGCCGTTCAAAAGCCTGGGGAGTTTATAATAACTTTCCCTAGAGCATATCATGCTGGCTTCAGTCATG GTTTCAATTGTGGAGAAGCAGTGAATTTTGCAATTGGTGATTGGTTTCCGTTAGGGGCTATTGCTAGCAGAAGATATGCACTTCTTAACAGGGTTCCTTTACTGCCCCATGAAGAACTTCTATGCAAAGAAGCAATGCTTCTCCGTACATGCTTGGAACTTGAAGATTCGGATTTTCCCTCTTCAGACTCTCTTTCTCATAATAGCATTAAGATTTCATTTGTTAACTTGATGCGATTCCAGCATTGCGCGCGATGGTTTCTAACGAAATCAAGGGCTTGTATAAGCGTCTCTTCTCATTCCCATGGCACAATTCTCTGTAGCCTTTGCAAACGTGACTGTTACGTAGCTTATGTTGATTGCAACTGTCATATGCATCCTGTATGCCTACGTCACG ATGTTGATTCTCTTGACTTCACCTGTGGGAGCAAACACACACTTTATTTGAGGGAGGATATTATGGATATGGAAGCCGCAGCCAAGATGTTTGAGCAGGAAGATGGGATATCACATGAGATAAGGAAGCAAACCAATAGTGGTCAAAACATGTATGCATATCCTTTGTCAAATATGTTTCAGAGAGCCGAGGCAAATGGATACATTCCTTATTGTGAGCTAAAACTTGATTCTGTTGTTGAATTTTATACAACTCCAGAGCACTCAACAAATAATCAAGAATACAGTACACAGAATCAATCTGTCTTTGTACATTGCTCTGAAAATCAAATACCATTGGTGTCTGACGTTTCCTTTTCTTCAGCCACATCCACTCTTTCTGAATCCCTTGAGAGCTTCTCTACTCCCAAAAAT GCTGAAGGGCATACAAATATCAATTTAGGAGGAGGTATTGTTGATTTTGAGGATTTTGGTGAAAGAATACCCAACAGTGCATGTGAATCTTCGTTATCCCCTGCTGTGTGCCATGAAAGCTCGATTAAACCACAGAGTGTTGATACAAAGCCCATCGCGGACGAGAGTGATTCTGattcagagatgtttagggtAAAGCGCCCTTCTTCTCTGAAAGCAGAGAGGAGAAATATGAATGATGTCACGTCTTCAAAGCAGACTGAGCAGCAg GGACTAAAACGGCTGAAGAAAGTCCTTCCTGAAGGAAGGAGTGATCAACCAATGGATTTCAGAACTCAGGAGTTAAGTTACAAACATGTTAGCCATAAAAGTCGTGTTCAAGTCTCCTCCAGGGACAGATTTGCAAGGGGTAATGGCATTCCCATTTCGATAAGATATAAGAAGTTAGGGAACGAGGAAATAAGTATGCAACGAGATCACCACCAACACCGGAAAGATAGGTTCTTGCAGCAACAGACATTTAGGGAACCGCCTTCCATTGAGATTGAGCCAAAGCGCCTTAAAGTCCGAGGCCCTTCGTTTTTAGGCTTAGAGAGCAGATTGAATTGA
- the LOC108335923 gene encoding lysine-specific demethylase JMJ13 isoform X2 → MVERRVTLSKEVRNGLEFLKRKRLQRAQSVTATQTNIANMMNRSGGDALRDSASCGMRLHGNADVFSKRKVDKFDTNDLDWTETIPECPVYSPTKEEFEDPLVYLQKIAPEASKYGICKIISPLSASVPAGVVLMKEKAGFKFTTRVQPLRLAEWDSEDKVTFFMSGRNYTFRDFEKMANKVFARRYCSAGCLPATYLEKEFWNEIGCGKMESVEYACDVDGSAFSSSPIDQLGNSKWNLKKLSRLPKSSLRLLETLIPGVTEPMLYIGMLFSMFAWHVEDHYLYSINYHHCGASKTWYGIPGHAALEFERVVREHVYTNDILSSDGEDGAFDVLLGKTTLFPPNILLEHEVPVYKAVQKPGEFIITFPRAYHAGFSHGFNCGEAVNFAIGDWFPLGAIASRRYALLNRVPLLPHEELLCKEAMLLRTCLELEDSDFPSSDSLSHNSIKISFVNLMRFQHCARWFLTKSRACISVSSHSHGTILCSLCKRDCYVAYVDCNCHMHPVCLRHDVDSLDFTCGSKHTLYLREDIMDMEAAAKMFEQEDGISHEIRKQTNSGQNMYAYPLSNMFQRAEANGYIPYCELKLDSVVEFYTTPEHSTNNQEYSTQNQSVFVHCSENQIPLVSDVSFSSATSTLSESLESFSTPKNAEGHTNINLGGGIVDFEDFGERIPNSACESSLSPAVCHESSIKPQSVDTKPIADESDSDSEMFRVKRPSSLKAERRNMNDVTSSKQTEQQIMLYEWTMMIL, encoded by the exons ATG GTGGAAAGAAGAGTGACTTTATCTAAGGAAGTTAGGAATGGGTTAGAATTTTTGAAGCGTAAAAGGCTTCAGCGTGCACAATCTGTCACTGCTACCCAAACAAATATTGCTAACATGATGAACAGAAGTGGAGGAGATGCTTTAAGAGACTCAGCATCATGTGGCATGAGATTGCATGGCAATGCTGATGTCTTTTCCAAACGAAAGGTGGATAAGTTTGATACAAATGACCTGGACTGGACTGAAACAATTCCAGAGTGTCCTGTGTATTCTCCAACAAAGGAGGAATTTGAGGATCCTTTGGTTTATTTGCAAAAGATAGCTCCAGAAGCTTCTAAATATG GTATATGCAAGATTATCTCTCCTTTGAGCGCTTCAGTACCTGCTGGGGTTGTATTAATGAAGGAGAAAGCAGGTTTCAAGTTTACAACTAGAGTGCAGCCTCTTCGCCTTGCTGAATGGGATTCTGAAGACAAAGTCACGTTTTTTATGAGTGGAAG AAATTATACATTTCGTGATTTTGAGAAAATGGCAAACAAAGTATTTGCTAGAAGATATTGCAGTGCTGGATGCCTTCCTGCCACATACTTGGAAAAAGAGTTTTGGAATGAAATTGGTTGTGGGAAGATGGAAAGTgttgaatatgcatgtgatgTTGATGGCAGTGCCTTTTCATCTTCTCCCATTGACCAGCTTGGGAACAGCAAATGGAATTTGAAG AAACTATCAAGGTTGCCCAAATCAAGTTTACGGCTCTTGGAAACATTAATTCCG GGAGTAACCGAGCCCATGTTGTACATTGGAATGCTGTTCAGCATGTTTGCGTGGCATGTGGAAGATCATTATTTGTACAG CATTAATTATCATCACTGTGGCGCATCCAAAACATGGTACGGTATTCCAGGTCATGCAGCTTTGGAATTTGAAAGGGTGGTGAGAGAACATGTGTACACTAATGATATTTTGTCAAGTGATGGGGAAGATGGTGCATTTGATGTTCTTCTGGGGAAAACAACTCTATTTCCACCAAATATTTTGTTAGAGCATGAAGTTCCTGTCTACAAGGCCGTTCAAAAGCCTGGGGAGTTTATAATAACTTTCCCTAGAGCATATCATGCTGGCTTCAGTCATG GTTTCAATTGTGGAGAAGCAGTGAATTTTGCAATTGGTGATTGGTTTCCGTTAGGGGCTATTGCTAGCAGAAGATATGCACTTCTTAACAGGGTTCCTTTACTGCCCCATGAAGAACTTCTATGCAAAGAAGCAATGCTTCTCCGTACATGCTTGGAACTTGAAGATTCGGATTTTCCCTCTTCAGACTCTCTTTCTCATAATAGCATTAAGATTTCATTTGTTAACTTGATGCGATTCCAGCATTGCGCGCGATGGTTTCTAACGAAATCAAGGGCTTGTATAAGCGTCTCTTCTCATTCCCATGGCACAATTCTCTGTAGCCTTTGCAAACGTGACTGTTACGTAGCTTATGTTGATTGCAACTGTCATATGCATCCTGTATGCCTACGTCACG ATGTTGATTCTCTTGACTTCACCTGTGGGAGCAAACACACACTTTATTTGAGGGAGGATATTATGGATATGGAAGCCGCAGCCAAGATGTTTGAGCAGGAAGATGGGATATCACATGAGATAAGGAAGCAAACCAATAGTGGTCAAAACATGTATGCATATCCTTTGTCAAATATGTTTCAGAGAGCCGAGGCAAATGGATACATTCCTTATTGTGAGCTAAAACTTGATTCTGTTGTTGAATTTTATACAACTCCAGAGCACTCAACAAATAATCAAGAATACAGTACACAGAATCAATCTGTCTTTGTACATTGCTCTGAAAATCAAATACCATTGGTGTCTGACGTTTCCTTTTCTTCAGCCACATCCACTCTTTCTGAATCCCTTGAGAGCTTCTCTACTCCCAAAAAT GCTGAAGGGCATACAAATATCAATTTAGGAGGAGGTATTGTTGATTTTGAGGATTTTGGTGAAAGAATACCCAACAGTGCATGTGAATCTTCGTTATCCCCTGCTGTGTGCCATGAAAGCTCGATTAAACCACAGAGTGTTGATACAAAGCCCATCGCGGACGAGAGTGATTCTGattcagagatgtttagggtAAAGCGCCCTTCTTCTCTGAAAGCAGAGAGGAGAAATATGAATGATGTCACGTCTTCAAAGCAGACTGAGCAGCAg ATTATGCTATATGAATGGACCATGATGATATTGTAA